CACTTCACAGAAGTTTTGCTAATTTCACCCCTCCCATATCCCCAAAATACAAATGCAATGCTGGCAAAGACGGTCCGTTACTGGGCCTGTCTCCTGGATCCTTTACTGCAAACAGGGCGGAAGACCTTCTCCCAGATTCTTGAGTTTGAAAACCAACTAGCTGATCTGGGAGCGAATCATATTGCAAAGTAAGAAAGAATCAAGGAGTCAGCCTGAAGAGCTGCATTCAGATTCTGTATCACAGCAGCAGCCTCTGGCTTGTGACTTTTTTATCttgagaaagaaaaatcaaaaatCTTTTTATACAAAACAATCATTCTTCCGCCGTAGTGAATTTAAGGCTGTTGTGAAGGTGATTTAGGCCTCCTCCATGTTGGATTTATTTGCCAACGGTGAAAGACTGAAGTCCGGTGATTGCTCTGCCAAGGATGAGAGCGTGGATATCATGCGTGCCTGTGGAGCGAAGAGAAATGGGAGCAATGATCTCACTGGGAAGGGTAATATGCCATATCATGTCCACACTAGTGGTTGTACTCATGTAACTATATTGGTAAATGAAagtcaccccccaccccgacaAACACCATTATCTGGGGGTAAAACCTGTGTATAGACCAGGCGTAAATCATCAGATGTTAGAGGATGAGCATGATCCAAGATTAGCCATCAAACAGTGGCAGGGCTTGCTTCCCCCGGAAGGTGAAGAAAGGCTATATTAGCGATGAGCGAAGCAAatcactaaaatgcagccacctctagggtggaacatggcagctgtttcaGCAGCATATAGCAATGGCGAACAAGAAAggagggcaggaagtgaagatCATCATATCCAGTTGGAGCTGTAAGTCCCAACGTGACACAGGGACATTggattggaggggaggggagaatgccTCCTACTgaggcctgccctgctccctgaagcacagcaccccctagcaccCTGCTTTCTATCCCTTACCTCCATGGTCCCGAAGGAGCTGGGAAATCCCAGGAACCTTCACGGCATTTGATACAAAGGTGTACGGGGAGATTTACCTTCATAGGTGTTCACGGCCTCCAGGTTCATGACATGCCGGATGACGTGGTATTCGTCGGCGATGCCGTTGCCCCCCAGCATGTCCCGGGCCTGGCGGGCAATATCCAGTGCTTTGCCGCAGGAGTTCCGCTTCAGCATGGAGATCATCTCAGGGGCAGCCCTGCAACCACAGGAGCGATCAAGGGCACTGGGGTGGAAGGACGAGCTCCCTGGTGGAGCCAGGGTTTGTGCCACGCTGGCACCAGGCTGAGGGAGACCTGGCAGCTTGGTCAAAGGGGAACGGCCTGTTTTTCTCCAACCACGTGGTCTGGATCAGAACCAACGCTCCTAGAGGGGAATAGggcccctctccccacctgcaTGAGCCAGGCAGTCCCCCAACTGCCCCTTAGAAGGAAGAGGCCCTGTACGtcccacatacaaaatgggaaatgactgcccaggaaggagcactgtggaaagggagtcgaggatcatagtggatcacaagctaaatatgagtcaacagtgtcatgctgttgccaaaaaaagcaaacatcattctgggatggattagcaggagtgttgtgagcaagacacaagaagtgattcttccgctctattccgcgctgattaggcctcaactggactattgtgtccagttctgggcgccacatttcaggaaagatgtggacaaattggagaaagtccagagaagagcaacaaaaaatgatgacggctctagaaaacatgagctatgagggaagattgaaaaaactgggtttgtttagtctggagaagagaagacagaggggacacgataacagttttcaagtacataaaaggttgatACGAGGAGGAGGGgcaaaaattgttcttcttaacctctgaggctaggacaagaagcaacgggcttaaattgcagcaagggcggtttaggttggacattagaaaaaaaaaacttcctggcagggtggttaagcactggaataaattgcctggggaggttgtggaatctccatcattggagatttttaagggcaggttggacaaccacctgtcagggatggtctagataacacctagtcctgccatgagtgccggggactggactagacgacctctcgaggtcccttcccgttttatgattctatgtcatTCCACAACGCCTCATGCCACCAGTCCCCCCGAGCCTGGGGCTGGATCAAAGCTGGTGTACCCTGGAAGGGTAAGACCCTGGATCCATTCTCCACCCGAGCCAGCCAAACCCCTTCTAGCTTTGCAGTCTAACCCACAGAATCACTTTTTAGTTTAGAAAGGCAGGTACATACTTGTCTTCATCCTTTAGCCTCCCCAGCTGCAGGCAAGCTTGTAAGCCAATGGTGATCTCGGTGAGCATATCAGCCAGCTTCTTCTGGACCAGCTGGTTCCTAGCCAGCGGCACCCCAAACTGGATCCTAGCGGAGGACAACTTAGGTAGGAAACCGCGGAGCAAAAATCACTTAAAACTCCTGGGGCAGATCCACCTCTGGTGACTGCCTTCAATTGGGATGGAGCATTCTACTAGGTCGATTAGGTAGCGCCTAAAAGCCCCATCCAAaatccccattgtgctgggcactgcctagacagagcgagagagagaggccCTGTCCTGACAAGCTCacatggtgggaggggaaaccagggcccagggaggggaagggatttgggacacctgggttctgtccctgattCTGCCCAAGTCACAGTTCAGTGCCTTATGCACTACACCATCCGTGCTTCTCATTTGACCTGACCTCTGCCCAGCGAAGCAGATTCCATCGGACGCTCTACAACTGAAAGTTCTTCCGAGAGCTAGAACACTTCATATATACTGCATGTAATCGGCTGGTGGCACAACTGGACAGGACAGAGCTAGGGAGCCCCATGAAAGCCCTTCACTGCTGGATTCCACTGTGTTCTCCCACAGCTGACTGCTTGCATTCACCCCAGTGGGttagggaagggggctgggagtcaggactcctgggtcccattctcagctctgctactgatCCACTGTGCGACCTTGGTcaggtcacttcatctctctcgCTCAGTTTTCCCTCCTGGCAAAGACTCTCCCATGAATGCAGTGAGGTCTAAATCAGTGCCTTTAAAaagaggcaggcagggatccCCCAAACCTACATGGGGCTTCCCCCCCCCAGGCACAAAGAGTTCTCCCCCTCCTGCATGCAGTCATTACCTGTCCAAGGCATACTGCCTGGCTGTCTCCAAGCAGAATTCAGCAGCTCCGAGCGCTCCCCAGGCAATGCCATACCTGGCGTTGTTCAGACAGCCAAACGGACCCTGGCAGGACACGAGAAAGAGCCTTGATCATTAACCCCCAGGCAGCGTTGCCAAGGAAGAGCACATGACCTCTGCTCCCGCCAGCCCCGTGTTAATAGGCAACAGTTTACTGGCTTCCGCGCCATTGTCTGTCTCTGCCCAGAAGGATCTGGGGACCACATTTCTAAGCACAAGCCCATCGGCACCCATCAAAACTGACCTGTGAAAGCCGCAGGAATGGCTGATCTCTCCAGCGGAAGCTCCCTGTACAGTGGGGGCTGTTATACAGCAATCGCTCCCCCCCTGCTGAAATGCAGTTGTCTCTGGGCTGCAGAACAGCAGCTACTTATCCAAGGGTCACTTGGTGCtgtgctgaaatgcagctgcttctggggtgggggcggggcacagCAGCTGTTTCCATCAACCACACAGCAACCATGCCCGAGACAGGAAGCGAAGAAGAATCCGGCAGTCGATTGCTTCCTATGGTTTGGGAAGCTGAGGGTCCGGCAATGGCAGCTGGATTAACACCCCTTGTTTTAAAGGCCGTTCCCTTGCAGCATAGTGCCCCCTAGCACCGCACTGGAGTCAGCATTGGCTCTATGGGGaaagcgccccctgctggcccccctccccacagccgctGGAGTCTCTCCTCCAGGCCgtgtccccagccagccctgcttagGCTGTGAGATCATGGGGAACCGAAGAAtcggctgggggagaggaggttggACTTACTGCGAGCCCGGAGACATGCGGCAGCAGGTTCTCCTCCGGCACCTCCACGTCCTCCATCAGGATCATGCCGGTGGTGGAGGCCCGCAGGGAGAACTTGCCCTCGATCTTGGGGGTCGACAGGCCCTTCAGCCCCCTCTCCAGGAGGAAGCCCCGGATCCTCCCGTCCTCACACACAGCCCACACCACGCAGAGATCCGCCAGGGGGGAGTTGGTGATCCTGGGAGGAGATGTGAGACCCAGCTCATCTCAGAGACTCCCAGAGCTCCCCCCACAAAGGAAGCAGGACGAGCCACAGAGGGGAGATGTGAAACACCCAGAAACTCAATAgcagagccagggatggaacccaggagtcctggctcccaacccccctgctccaaccactggaCTCCActtctctcccagagctggggatagaagccaggagtcctggctcccagcccctctccctggagaggcccaggattggctgagccatGGGGAGCAACAGGGCAGGGCTGAGATCATCGGGGTGCAgcgcttgggggcgggggggcccacAGAGGATctggtgtcagggcaggggggcagtgagACCACGGGCCTGGAGCTGCTGAGAGCCGTGGGCAGGGCTAGCGGCCGGGCTGCCgggcctggctctggctctggctctggctcacCAGGTCTTGGAGCCGCTGAGCGTGTAGGTCTTGCTGGCCGGGTGGTAGCGAGCCCTGGTCTCCATGCCCCCGGGGTCGCTGCCGTGGTTGGGCTCCGTCAGCCCGAAgcagcccagcagctcccctgTGGCTGAGACAGCGAAGCCAGTGGGCTTGGGTGGAAGCCGCGGCCCCTCTGCCCCGACCCTAAcccaggtcctgccccccccgtcctgcccccctcTCCTCAATTCCCACCGCCCCACTCctactcccccccttccccccaggtcctgccccccccgtcctgcccccctcTCCTCAATTCCCACCGCCACCCCactcctacccccttccccaggtcctgccccccccgtcctgcccccctcTCCTCAATTCCCACCGCCACCCCACTCCTACCccccccaggtcctgcccccctcccctcaattcccaccaccaccccactcctactcccccttcccccaggtcctgcaccccagtcctgccccctcccctcaattcccaccaccaccccactcctactcccccccttccccccaggtcctgccccccccctcctgcccccctctccTCAATTCCCACCGCCACCCCACTCCTActcccccagtcctgcccctctCCTCAATTCCCACCATCACCCCACtcctactcccccttcccccagtcctgccccctctcctcaaTTCCCACCGCCACCCCactcctacccccttccccaggtcctgcaccccagtcctgccccctccctcaattcccaccaccaccccactcccccttccccaggtcctgcaccccagtcctgcccctcTCCTCAATTCCCACCATCACCCCACtcctactcccccttcccccaggtcctgcaccccagtcctgccccctctcctcaaTTCCCACCGCCAccccactcctacccccagtcctgcccctctCCTCAATTCCCACCATCACCCCACtcctacccccttcccccaggtcctgcaccccagtcctgccccctctccccaccaccaccactcctactcccccttcccccaggtcctgccccccatcctgccccctctcctcaaTTCCCACCGCCACCCCACtcctacccccttcccccaggtcctgccccccagtcctgccccctcccctcaatTCCCACCGCCACCCCACTCCTActcccccagtcctgcccctctcccctcaaTTCCCACCATCacccctctttcccccaggtcctgccccctccctcaattcccaccaccaccccactcctactccccccttccccccagtcctgcccccctcTCCTCAATTCCCACCGCCACCCCACTCCTActccccccagtcctgcccctctcccctcaaTTCCCACCAtcacccctctttccccccaggtcctgccccctcccctcaattcccaccaccaccccactcctactccccttccccagtcctgccccctctcctcaaTTCCCACCGCCACCCCACTCCtactccccttcccccaggtcctgcacccccagtcctgccccctcccctcaattcccaccaccaccccactcctactcccttcccccaggtcctgcacccctcctccaattctcccccccccaggtCCTGCACCTCCACCAATTCCCATCTGCATCCCATCCCAGGTCCTGCACTGACCCCTCCCTCCACCAATTCCCACCTGtcttgcctccctccctccaggttCCTGCACCACCTTCCCCCAATCAGTTCCCACCCCACCTCTCATCCCAGCCCCGGACaacctgccccagctcctgcactgcCCCTCATCCACCAGACACTGCCCCACCCCATCTACTGCCCCCAACCACTTCCTCCTAGGTTCCCCCCAGTTCCCAAGCCCCTACTCACCTGAACACCCTCCCCCTGGTTCTCGCACTGCCCACCCCACTGAaggcctctctccctcccccagttcTCACATTCTGCCCCCAATACCCTCCCCATGGCTCCTGCCCCACGCCCGAGGAGATACCCAGTCCCACAGTTGTCACCCCTCCCCCAATGGCTCTCACATCACCCGGCCCCAACACCTGCCCTGTTCCCGACTTCCGCATCCTCCCTCCCCCGACAGTCTCATGGCTCCTTCGCCCCCAGTGCCCCCGCCAGTCCCCTGTCACCCCACTCCCTGGATGCCcgccccagaccttccccaccTCTGTGCTCCGAGGACCCACCCCCCTGGGTGCCCACCCCTCTCCCAGCAGCCCGCCTCAGAGGCAAGTCCTTCCCCGTCCCGCCAACCCCCGCTCCTTCCAGGTAACCCCAGCAGAGAGCATTGTGGGAAAGAACCATCCCAGCAtcctctctgctctgccagctggccGGACAGTAGGGGACCGGCTACAGGGGACGTCTACCAGCTCTGGAGCCAGCAGGCTCCCCGGTGGATCCACGCTCCTGCTCCTAGCCAGTGAGAGCCCCCACCTGCGCCTCTCGCTCACCCAGACGGGGCAGGTATTTCTGCTTCTGCTGCTCCGTGCCGTAGGCGTTGATGGGGTGCATCACCAGGGACGACTGGACGCTCAGGACCGAACGGTAGCTGCTGTCCACTCGCTCGATCTCCCGAGCCAGCAGCCCGTAGGCCACGTAGGTGGTTCCGGCACAGCCGTAACCTGAGATGGGCGCAGAACGTGGACAGGACACACAGCCGCAGCAGCACCGGTCCGAACCCCGCCCTGGGTCAGTCAAGGCTGGACCCCCCTCCCCGCCTGAGGACAGCTGGGGAACGGCTCCCCTCAGCACCTGCTACCCCGTGTGCCAAGGGCTGACGGGGGCCACTCTGCAGGGCTGAGACAcgccagtagggggcgctgtgtgtGCTGGGGACAGTCCATGggcacctgctgccttcccaaaTGGAGCCACAGGGGCTGCATGGCCGGGCACAAAGCCACAGGGTTAGAGATGCCACAGCAGCCGCTGGAGAATCGGCCCCCAGGAACTGGGGGGCCCAGTTCAGCCCAGCCACGCGGTCCCTTCCTGCCACGCAGGCTGGTGCAAAAGGGCCTCGGGACTGGTggagcccctccccctcacagGGCATTGCACCCCCCTCAGCCACAGGGGGCATCCcaggtggggcagaggtgggtgtggccagggcaggagggggcgTGACGGGGGCGAACGTGAAGGCAAGGAGGGGACGTGGCCACTGCACAGTCCCAGGTGAGCACAGGTCAGCTCAGCTCTCGGGACTGTCCTTGGGGGAGCCAGCAAGcgacaggagagctctcaggGGCTTCCCCCCCCACCGTGCCCACCATCCCTCTGCCCCGTGTCAGCTGGCGAgatccctccctccgtgagacCCACTGTCCTCAAAGGGGGATCCACTCCACGTCCCAGCCAACCCCTCCTGGGTCCAGCTCACCTTTGATGGTGGAGcccagcactcccagctcccccagctccgACACGATGTCCCGGTGAAAGACTGGGAAGAGAAGACACAGACGTGTGTCTGTCAGTGCAGAGTCCCTGTCCTCTGCCCCCCGGCCGCTCAGGACCCGGAGCTCCAGCTGTGCAGCTCACTTGGCTCTCCCCGACAGCAACAGCAACCCACAATCCCTGCAGCGCAGCCCCACCAGGGGGTTAATCTGCAGTTCCCTCCCCCAAATGCAGGGCCCTGAAGGAGGCTACAGGCAGGTTCCGATCTCTGTGAGCCTTGGGTAAATCTGGAGCCACTCCCTGACGACCACGGggccggattctgatctcagatcCCCTGGGGCCACTGAATTTAAAAGAGTGGAACAGTAGGAAGAACAGCGGGCGGCATCTGGGTCTGTAAATCACCCCCAAGCAGCTCTGGTTTGCATGCAGCCATGGCACGGTGCCCTGGCACGTGGATCTCTGGGACGCGCGGGTCCGGGCACCGCTGCCGCAGACTGGACTCAATCAGACGGCTCCCGGTGCTAGCGACTGCAGTCAGCAGCTAAACCCCAAAGAGCGACCGGAGGCTCCGGGGGCAGAGGCACGGGTTTGTGGAACGGTCACGGGTTCTATCCCCGGCGCCGGCTTCAGGCACCTTCATTCCGGTTGGCCATGACAATCCGTGGCATCAGCTTCTCCTGGCAGTAGGTGCGGAAGGAATCCCGGATCATGAGCTCCTCCTGGGTTAGCTGCCTCTCCAGCTGCAGGGGATCTCGCCAGTCGAACTGGGCTCCCGGGGCTGGAGAAAGACAGTGAGAGCTGGGCACACACCTAACAGCTTCCGCGCCAACCCCTACCCCTGTCCACACAGGGAAGGGGGAAATGACAAGCCAGGCACCTCATCTCCTCAACCCAACCTCCCTCGCTCTGGAGGCAGATCACAAAGGGGAACATTATTCCCCAAAGTAAAGCCTGACGGGTATtggctgtggggcgggggagcccagggctggaatagcagggtggcgggTCCGAGTTGAGAGGCATCAACAGTTGGGCATGGGATGGAAGCCATTCATTAAAGCCAACTCCTGCCCAGCCTTTACTGGAATCAAATTAGTAATTAATAATACCCCTAGTTCAAGCCAATGCTTTAAACTCCTGATTTACAGGCACTGGGAaccccttatttaaaaaaaaaaaaaaacaaccccataGCGCTGCCTTCTGGTTGTTTCACTGTCTGCCACCGATGGATTCGTTCTCGTCAGTTTCGGCGGCTGTCCCAGGGTAGAAAAGTCCTTTCCaataggagctggggggggggggggggatgacagTTACATTTAAGGGGCTTCTCTCGGGCCTTCGTTTCTTTTTCTGGAAAAGCAGACAAGAAGCCGGGCAGGTGGGTTATTTTATCCCTGCTCTGCTGAGGACGCAAAGCAGGAATCACTGCCTCAAATCTCTACCCTGTGCCATGCGGGGAGGGAGCCCCTTCTGGGCATCCCATTACCCGTGCCAGCTTCTTAGCTCTGCCGAGCTAAAGAGCCAGGGGTGTGGAGGTGGGGCTGCGACAGACTCAGATCCTCCACGGATGGGGGACTTGTCACACCAGTGGGTCCATGGTGGTGGGGGCCCTTACTTcccgcccccatcccacccccttttaaaaatatcaacATTTAGGGGGTCTGGCTCGGGGGTGCTGGGAGAGGCTGCTCCCACCCCTACTCACCTTTCTGTGCCGCTATggtgccctggggccggatggcgCCTACCCCCGCCACGCGGCAGCTGCTGCATCTCAGCAACCTGGTCACGGCGAGTCTCAGAGCCATCTGGGTTTGCTTCTAGTCGGGAAGGGAAACGGGAGAGGGGCTGCTTAGGGGTGACAGCCAGACACACCGATAAATCACTGTCATGATGCAGGGTGCAGACGGGTCCCGCTGATCTTGTAAGCCTGTTCCCAGAGGTGTCACCTGAACGTTGTAACGTGGTGCTGTCTACACGACAAGGCGGGACGGTGTTTTAATCACACCGAGGCACCTGTGTTGCAGCCGGGTCCCTCCCATGGGTTCTGTTGTGTGGACGGGACCCACAGCACCACTTGCTGCTATGCTAAGGGgcaggaatggcccagacacACAATCCACACTGGATCTCTGAGCCAAGCCCCacctctgggtggggagtggttgggaggggggctggaagccaggactcctgggttctaatcttGGCTCTGACTCTCCTCCCAGCGCAGTTCCCCACGGATTCGGGGTGGGGGCTCTGCTAATGGACCCAGATCAGAACCGGGGTATTAAccccctggctgccagcccccagcccctttgCTTTAGCTGCCGGGAAGGGCCAGGCATCGCCCAGCTGCGGgaacctgggggaggggaagccggACCGAGCCCAAGGCACCACGGAGGCCTCAGCAAATGGGACCCGGGAGCTGAGCTAAGCAACCCCCCCGGAGAGCCCCCCCCGGGCTGCCCCTGCCAGCTGCAcccagggtgggggcgggggctgcccctccccccagctgccctGATCAGAGAGACCGGAGCCCCCCAGCACAGAGCGACTCACCTGGGGGGGAACTGACCAGGGGGCAACCGGGGAGCCCTTTGGGTGACGTCaccaggaaggggcggggcgacATCTTGAGTGTGGCGGAAGAGAGCGAGATTAACCCCTTGGTGTCCCTCAGgctcagctggggagggggaggggtgcacgTCACGTGCGGTTACTGCGCTGCGTGCACATATGGCCTGTAACGGACCGCCCCACGCGAGCCCGCACGTGCTGCGCTGGACACTCCGGTGCATGCGGCCTGCAGCCCCTGCGTGGCGCCACTTCTCCTTGCAGCGACGCGTGGGTGAAGCATCTGCATGCCCAGAAAATTCAAACCGCCCCAGGCGCCCGCCGGCAGCGTTGGTCTGCAAAAACCGCATGCAtgcaccctcccctgcagcatTTGCATCCACCCAGGGGAGACATCAGGCATGCAACAGGCGCACGCCTGGGGTAACGGCCTGCTTGCAAAGGCCGCGTGCCACAGTAAGATGCACACACACTACATTTGTTTGCAACATCTGCACCGCGTGCAGCATCTCCGGGCAGCCAACTGCTCCTGCAACAGCTggatcctgctgctgcttctctgcctggagCTGGGCGGCCCCGGTGGTGGAGACATTTGGG
The DNA window shown above is from Mauremys reevesii isolate NIE-2019 linkage group 25, ASM1616193v1, whole genome shotgun sequence and carries:
- the GCDH gene encoding glutaryl-CoA dehydrogenase, mitochondrial, with product GAWLVISPFPVWTGVGVGAEAVRCVPSSHCLSPAPGAQFDWRDPLQLERQLTQEELMIRDSFRTYCQEKLMPRIVMANRNEVFHRDIVSELGELGVLGSTIKGYGCAGTTYVAYGLLAREIERVDSSYRSVLSVQSSLVMHPINAYGTEQQKQKYLPRLATGELLGCFGLTEPNHGSDPGGMETRARYHPASKTYTLSGSKTWITNSPLADLCVVWAVCEDGRIRGFLLERGLKGLSTPKIEGKFSLRASTTGMILMEDVEVPEENLLPHVSGLAGPFGCLNNARYGIAWGALGAAEFCLETARQYALDRIQFGVPLARNQLVQKKLADMLTEITIGLQACLQLGRLKDEDKAAPEMISMLKRNSCGKALDIARQARDMLGGNGIADEYHVIRHVMNLEAVNTYEGTHDIHALILGRAITGLQSFTVGK